The Helianthus annuus cultivar XRQ/B chromosome 11, HanXRQr2.0-SUNRISE, whole genome shotgun sequence region TATAAAGATAAACTTAAGAAGGTACATGATgcaaaattgaggaagaaaatatttgaagtgggtcaaaaagtttggttgtaCAACTCAAGACTTAAGATGTTCGCGGGCAAGCtcaaaagtaaatggatgggccCATATGTCGTTCGGCGAGTTGGAAGGTTTGGTGATGTAGACATCCAAGAtgagcaaacaaacaaacaacaaacggtgaacggtcatcGGTTGAAGCCGTACTTGGAAGGGAACGACATTAACAACTTGGAACTCGACAAAGTGGGCTACATTCTacgcccggtcgatgaggaacaaccatgagaggcccaggtttggtagtgtaaatagtagcttttcattttgttttgttttgtatagtTTGCACAATTACCGTATTTCCTTGaaatccgtgtttgaaacaagtgtggggatattcgggtcacgaattactctaacattgtgttgaggacaacacgggactttcgagggggtagggtgatttttatataaaaaatgacACTTAAAATAACAATTTTCAGCAAACCAGAGATGCCCAAtatccaccgtaatttacggtggcaccgtaagttacggtggccggTGAAAAATTTTGGGACTTACGGTGTAACCCTACTGAGTTATGGTAGGAATTGTTGGCCAGcatccaccgtaatttacggtccacaccgtaatttacggtggacctggcgAGACAAAGGGTCGTTCCTGGGCAGcggtttttataaaaaaaaataataacaataatcatTCACGTGACTTAACCCCAGCCACTCTACCTGGTGAAGAGGACGAACGGTACCATAAGCTCAAGTCGGAGGGGTACCATAAGCTCAAGTCGGAGGGACTTACACGCAATCAGAACGGTATCATTCACGGTTGGACTTACACGCAATCGGAACGGTACTATAAGCTCAAGTCGGA contains the following coding sequences:
- the LOC110887844 gene encoding uncharacterized protein LOC110887844; protein product: MELAHRAYWAITTVNADYNEAGKMRKLQLCEIEELRDETYEYASAYKDKLKKVHDAKLRKKIFEVGQKVWLYNSRLKMFAGKLKSKWMGPYVVRRVGRFGDVDIQDEQTNKQQTVNGHRLKPYLEGNDINNLELDKVGYILRPVDEEQP